From one Humulus lupulus chromosome 8, drHumLupu1.1, whole genome shotgun sequence genomic stretch:
- the LOC133796786 gene encoding cytochrome c oxidase copper chaperone 2 produces MGGLPTDNTSSTLALPSSQQKHETPTNKPAPETKPKKKICCACPDTKRLRDECIVEHGEEACTKWIEAHRKCLRAEGFNV; encoded by the coding sequence ATGGGTGGGCTGCCGACAGACAACACTTCATCTACTTTAGCTTTGCCAAGTTCTCAGCAAAAACATGAAACACCTACCAATAAGCCTGCACCTGAAACAAAGCCGAAGAAGAAGATTTGCTGTGCCTGCCCAGATACCAAGAGGCTGAGAGATGAATGCATTGTGGAACATGGGGAAGAAGCTTGTACAAAATGGATTGAGGCCCATCGTAAGTGTCTCCGAGCTGAAGGCTTTAATGTGTAG